The Bacteroidota bacterium genomic interval GCGGAAGTAATGCTTTGGGACAACCAGTTTGCAATATTTACAAAAACTATTGTTTAACTGAAAACAACCCTCCTACTCCACCAACTTATTTAGAGATTTCCATAACTGGTTTTAATGATGTTAAACTTGCGTGGAATCCTGCATCAGACGACCATAGTTTACAAAACAGTTTGAGCTATAATGTTTATCTGTACAAAATTGGTGGCGATACCATTTGGAACTCTATGTCGAACATTTCTTCAGGTAACAGAAAAATTGTCTCTATGGGAAGCACAAATTTAGATACCTCATGGACAATAAATAATCTTGTAGCCGGAACATATGCCTGGAGCGTTCAGGCAATTGACAATAGTTTTATAGGTTCAGAATTTGCTCTTGAAGACACTTTTGAAACTACAATAAATATTTCTCCTAATTCTGTCGATTTTGGGCAAAACCTGCCAAACATTAATGACACCTCAATAAGATATACGATTAGCAATTTTGGTCAGAATACAATTACAATTGATAGTCTAAGCCAAATTTCCCAGCCTTTTAGTTATACAACTACAAGCCTGCCATATCAAATCATTCCCGGAGATTCACTTATAATTCACATAAGTTTCAATCGAATGCACGAAGATGGATATTTTGAACAATCATTAAATATTTACAGCTCTGTATCCCTTGAACCTACCGTATTAAACATTGAAGGTGAAATACACTATTTTACTGAAGTTCAGGGCAATAATATTGAAGGGCTTTATGAAGGTATAACAGATTGGGCAGATTATGATAATGACGGCGATTTAGATTTTATTATAGCAGGTCGAACTTCTTCTTGGAATGTAAAATACACAAGAGTCTATCAAAATTTCGGAAACAATAGTTTTGTCTATTTGCCAAGCACTCCTTTTTCTGGCGTATCAAATGGTTCTACTTCATGGGGCGATTACGATAATGATGGCGATTTGGATGTTTTATTAACTGGTAGCCAATATAGTTCACCCTCAAATATTTCAAGAATATACAAAAATCTCGGAAATGGAAATTTTTCATTACTAACTGACCTTTATGGAATGTCATTAAGTGAAGGAGAATGGGCAGATTTTGATAACGATGGCGATTTAGATATTCTAATATCCAGCAATTATTATGGAACTAAATTATACAAAAACGAAGGAAATGACATATTTACCGAAATGGCAGACTTAGGATTTCCTAATAATGGCGGAGCAATAGATTGGGGCGACTACGATAATGATATGGATTTAGATGTTTTATTTTATTCTGGCAACAGTGATTGTATTGTTTATAGAAATGACGGAAACGATACTTTTTATGAAATATCAATTAGCACATTATCGGTAAATACAAAACCAAGAGCCTACTGGAGCGATTTAGATAATGATGGAGATCTTGATATTTTCTTATTACGAACTACAACATCCTACAATTCCTCTGATGTTTCAGCATTCATATACGAAAATATTGGTAACGACAATTTTTCGGAAATTACAGGTCTGTCAATGATTGCACCGATTGACGGCTCTGTTGATTTAGGCGACTACGATAATGATGGAGATATTGACATTTTCCTATGCGGAAAAAAGGATTACTCTCCTAAAAGTTGGATTTATAAAAATAATGGTAATTTTTCATTCACTGAATTTCCTCTTTCAAGTATAACCGGTGCTACCGGTAGTTCTTCAAAATGGGGCGATTATGATAATGATGGCGATTTAGATCTATTACTCACTGGGCATGATGGTACAGACATTATTTCCACTGTTTTTAAAAACAACTGCTTAGCACAAAACAATCCTCCATTGTCGCCACAAAATCTAAACTCCTTTGCAACAAGAAATGATGAAATATTGCTTTCGTGGGACAAATCTACAGATGATGTAACACCACAAAACAGCTTGAGCTATAACTCATTTTTATATAAAGTTGGTGGCGACACTATCTGGAGTTCAATGTCCGACAATACTTCCGGGCTAAGAAGGATTCCAGATAACGGAAATGCAAGCAAGGACACTTCATGGCTAATAAATAATCTTAATTTTGGAACTTACAATTGGAGCGTACAAACAGTTGATCGAGCATACTCGGGTTCGGAATTTGCAATTGAAGCAAGTTTTGAGATGAATATTCTTATCGAATCTGAAACAATTGATTTTGACACAGTTAGCATTAGTAATATTTCAGATACTACAAAATACTTTACAATTTCAAACTTTAGCCAAAACGATATCATCCTTGATAGTATAAAAATAGAAAATAATGTATTTAGCTGCGGTATAAATAATTTTTCATACACAATTCTTTCTGGCGATTCCTTGCAAATTCCTATCATTATGCACCGTACTCAAATCGGATATTCCGAATCTGTTATTGATATTTATATTTCACAATTTCCCTTACCATCGCAAATTTTGGCCAAAGGTTCTGTTAGCCAGTTTGTAAAAGTTGAAGGATTGCAGTTTCAACAAATTGCAAACGGCTATGTATCATGGGGAGATTGCGACAACGACAACGATTTAGACATTTTACTTACCGGAAGTACAAATTCCGACACTATTTCGAGAATTTATATTAATGAAGGAAATGATATTTTCAATGAAATAACTACAGCAAATATTGATGGAGTTGAAAACAGCGTAACAGATTGGGGCGATTACGACAAGGATGGCGATCTTGATATTTTAATAGTTGGCGGCTCGAATAATTCGACTGCTATGTGCAAAATTTACAGAAATGACGGTAATAATATTTTTATTGAATTAACAAATCTAAACTTGGAACAGTATTATGATGGAGCTGCTGCCTGGGGCGATTATGATAACGATGGCGACTTAGATTTTATTTATTCCGGAACCAAAATTATAAATCAGGTTTATACCAAAATTTATGAAAATAAGGGAAACGATATTTTTGAACCATTAGTTGGAGCAAATATTACAGGATTTTACGACAATTCTATTGCCTGGGGCGATTACGACAACGATAGTGATTTAGATATTCTGATTTCCGGCAGAACAACTACTTATTCGGGTGATGCTGCAAGCAAAGTTTATAAAAATAATGGGAATGGAAATTTCACAGAATTGACAAACCTTCCTTTTGTCCAGATATATAAAAGTGAAGTTTCATGGGGCGACTATGACAATGATGGAGATCTTGATATTCTATTAAACGGAACAACCAGTTATTCGGGTAGTGAATATCATTCTAAAATATACAAAAACATTGGAAATGACAGTTTTACTGAATTAATCGGAATGCCATTTGAAAACCTCGGAGAGGGTTCGCTTATTTGGGGCGATTACGATAACGATGGCGATTTAGATGTTTTTAGTTCTGGCAAATCAGGTCCTTGGCAAAACATTATTATCAAATCAATAATGTATTTAAATGAAGGAAACGATATTTTCACAGAATCGGAAGGCTATTATTTAGAAAATGTTTACAATAGCTCAATAGTCAGTGCCGATTACGATAACGATGGCGATTTAGATATTCTACTCACCGGGCTAAATCAATCAGAAGAGCCAGTTACAATTTTGTATAAAAATCACACTTTTATTCAAAATAATCCTCCGCAAACTCCTACAAATATTAGTAGCGAAATTGTTGCAATAAATGAGACAAAACTAAGCTGGAACAAAACAACAGACGATAATACACCTCAAGATGGTTTAAGCTATAATGCTTATATATATAAAGTTGGAGGCGATACCGTTTGGAGTTCTATGGCAAATATCAATACAGGTTTTAGGAAAATTCCAAAAATTGGAAATTCCAATTTGGATACTACTTGGACAATCAATAGTCTTGAAACCGGACTATATAAATGGAGCGTTCAAGCAATTGATAATTCATTTTTTGGTTCTGAATTTGCAATTGAAGAAAGCTTTGAAATATTTACTCAAATTGATGAAACAATTCTCGATTTCGGAAGAGTTCCGCTGCACCCAAGCCTTGATTCTATATTGTCTGTTAAAATTAAAAATTCTGCACAAAACTCTCTCTCTATCAACAATATTGTTATAAATTCTCCTTATAGTCATAATATCCCAAACCTTCCTTATACAATTGCACAATCCGATTCCTTGATTATTGATGTTTCTCTTGATCGCAGTCATCTTGAAGGAAAATACTACGACACTTTAGAAATATATTTTGCACAATACAATCACTCAACTGAAATTATTTTAAAAAGTTATTTAGCTAGATTTACAGAACTCCCGGGCTTAAACTTGCCGGAAATTTCTAGGGGTACAACAGCTTGGGGCGATTATGATGGCGATGGCGATCTTGATGTTCTCCTTACCGGAAGATATTCTATTATTGATATTACAAAGCTTTATAAGAATATAGGCAACGACAATTTCCAACAAGTTGTAGGTTTGCCTTTTGCAAATGTTATGAATAGTTCGGCAGCCTGGGGCGATTGCGACAAAGACGGCGATTTAGACCTTTTCCTATCAGGATATACTGATAATGGACCAATTTCCAGGATATATAAAAACGAAGGTGATGATCTTTTCACTGAAATGTCTTTCCCATTTCCAAATTTAGAATCTGGAGCAGTAGCCTGGGGCGATTACGATAATGATGGAGATCTTGATATTTTACTATCAGGAATGATGAGTTATCAAAATTATTTTACTTATATCTTTAAAAATGCAGGGGATTTTGATTTCAATCTAATAAGCACTCCCAATATTCCATATCTTAGAAAATCTTCAGTTGCATGGGGCGACTACGATAAAGATAACGATTTGGATATATTAATTTCCGGCTCAAGTAGCACAGAAGATATTTGTAATGTGTATAAAAATATGGGAAATGATACATTTTCCGCATTAGCTGAATTCTCTGTTTCCGGAGACTATGGAACAGTTGAATGGGCAGATTTCAACAACGATGGATATCTTGACATTTTATTTGCCGGACAAAATAATTTTAATTCAGAAATTTACATATATTTGAATCAAGCAAATGATACTTTTATTAATATTTCAAATTTAGAATTATCAGGAGCTCGCTATGGCAAAACCACTTGGGGCGATTGCGACAACGATGGCGATTTAGATATTTTTACTACAGGTGAAAATTCATCGGAACACATTACAAAAATATACAAGAATCAAGGGAACAATGTATTT includes:
- a CDS encoding DUF1573 domain-containing protein, whose protein sequence is MERKLIITVITLFLAFCINSKTISAKIEKYENSEMNLNNTIVLSYNISDYNGYNLSCFGENDGFIQAIASGGTPPFSYLWSTGDTIADLQNLAAGTYYLTVSDFNSQIVTDSISLSQADELYISPYIYQTSSIGATDGSISIYISGGNTPYSFLWSNGETNEDLSNIQTGLYSFTVSDANSCFAIDSFLVPEGIFHEVSGLNIIGIEDASVDWGDYDNDGDLDFIFSGTIDGSSTNAITRIYKNQGNDVFSILAASNIEDLCKGTVSWADYNNDGLLDFLATGYTYLNERKSIIYRNNGNDTFTEITSANIEGIAYSSVDWGDYDNDGDLDILIAGSSVSNYYSTKIYKNNGNDSFTELTNLSLIGITYGEAKWGDFDKDGDLDIFLSGRTSLDRISTIFSNEGNDNFSQISGLPFVVVAYSSVAWGDYDSDGDLDLLLTGNEDYYSSDAIVKIYKNNGNFDFSELSGLFSNGIYNGSVAWGDCNNDGLLDVILTGDCSYSFVMNKILKNNGDDTFTDLYYFPLGHLDNSSIDIGDYDNDGDLDIIETGYYNSNTNLFKLFKNDINSTNNPPSAPENLQTSFLSFNKLQLSWNQTTDDLTPQNGITYNFYLRKVSGEIIYNSMADINTGYRKISESGNAAFDTSFTVQYLDTGVYIWSVQAIDNCYLGSEFAITDTFEIQVKITPNLIDFGTLTTSISDTSQFISIFNLSQDTIVIDSLNLLEEPFSIGFNTFPIEILPGDSIFIEISINQAFTNGFYNETLNIYSSDFSSPILFEVLGGISLYEIVTGTNIEGVQGSIAEWGDYDNDGDLDLLLFGQIYNYPNTIYKNKLYKNNGNDTFTEIAEFPAIQSTDDIEWGDYDNDGDLDFIVAGRISYYDGLTKIYKNNGNDTFTELVVNDLEQVRDGAVAWGDCDNDGDLDILLTGERNSYYPISKIYINNGNDNFSALSNISIEWIEDSEQKWVDFDNDSDLDFLLSGIDNANNKITKLYINEGENSFTESQTAFQGFIDASIACGDYDQDGDIDILICGSTDYNNAGIMTKLYKNQGNNQFLDIIGFSIPEVYNQSIAFGDYDNDGDLDVLISGSNSWTQAISRIYRNEGNDIFTEVKTLPFEGISFGTAIFGDYDNDKDLDVFLSGSNALGQPVCNIYKNYCLTENNPPTPPTYLEISITGFNDVKLAWNPASDDHSLQNSLSYNVYLYKIGGDTIWNSMSNISSGNRKIVSMGSTNLDTSWTINNLVAGTYAWSVQAIDNSFIGSEFALEDTFETTINISPNSVDFGQNLPNINDTSIRYTISNFGQNTITIDSLSQISQPFSYTTTSLPYQIIPGDSLIIHISFNRMHEDGYFEQSLNIYSSVSLEPTVLNIEGEIHYFTEVQGNNIEGLYEGITDWADYDNDGDLDFIIAGRTSSWNVKYTRVYQNFGNNSFVYLPSTPFSGVSNGSTSWGDYDNDGDLDVLLTGSQYSSPSNISRIYKNLGNGNFSLLTDLYGMSLSEGEWADFDNDGDLDILISSNYYGTKLYKNEGNDIFTEMADLGFPNNGGAIDWGDYDNDMDLDVLFYSGNSDCIVYRNDGNDTFYEISISTLSVNTKPRAYWSDLDNDGDLDIFLLRTTTSYNSSDVSAFIYENIGNDNFSEITGLSMIAPIDGSVDLGDYDNDGDIDIFLCGKKDYSPKSWIYKNNGNFSFTEFPLSSITGATGSSSKWGDYDNDGDLDLLLTGHDGTDIISTVFKNNCLAQNNPPLSPQNLNSFATRNDEILLSWDKSTDDVTPQNSLSYNSFLYKVGGDTIWSSMSDNTSGLRRIPDNGNASKDTSWLINNLNFGTYNWSVQTVDRAYSGSEFAIEASFEMNILIESETIDFDTVSISNISDTTKYFTISNFSQNDIILDSIKIENNVFSCGINNFSYTILSGDSLQIPIIMHRTQIGYSESVIDIYISQFPLPSQILAKGSVSQFVKVEGLQFQQIANGYVSWGDCDNDNDLDILLTGSTNSDTISRIYINEGNDIFNEITTANIDGVENSVTDWGDYDKDGDLDILIVGGSNNSTAMCKIYRNDGNNIFIELTNLNLEQYYDGAAAWGDYDNDGDLDFIYSGTKIINQVYTKIYENKGNDIFEPLVGANITGFYDNSIAWGDYDNDSDLDILISGRTTTYSGDAASKVYKNNGNGNFTELTNLPFVQIYKSEVSWGDYDNDGDLDILLNGTTSYSGSEYHSKIYKNIGNDSFTELIGMPFENLGEGSLIWGDYDNDGDLDVFSSGKSGPWQNIIIKSIMYLNEGNDIFTESEGYYLENVYNSSIVSADYDNDGDLDILLTGLNQSEEPVTILYKNHTFIQNNPPQTPTNISSEIVAINETKLSWNKTTDDNTPQDGLSYNAYIYKVGGDTVWSSMANINTGFRKIPKIGNSNLDTTWTINSLETGLYKWSVQAIDNSFFGSEFAIEESFEIFTQIDETILDFGRVPLHPSLDSILSVKIKNSAQNSLSINNIVINSPYSHNIPNLPYTIAQSDSLIIDVSLDRSHLEGKYYDTLEIYFAQYNHSTEIILKSYLARFTELPGLNLPEISRGTTAWGDYDGDGDLDVLLTGRYSIIDITKLYKNIGNDNFQQVVGLPFANVMNSSAAWGDCDKDGDLDLFLSGYTDNGPISRIYKNEGDDLFTEMSFPFPNLESGAVAWGDYDNDGDLDILLSGMMSYQNYFTYIFKNAGDFDFNLISTPNIPYLRKSSVAWGDYDKDNDLDILISGSSSTEDICNVYKNMGNDTFSALAEFSVSGDYGTVEWADFNNDGYLDILFAGQNNFNSEIYIYLNQANDTFINISNLELSGARYGKTTWGDCDNDGDLDIFTTGENSSEHITKIYKNQGNNVFTEMGGSDLVGVQNSSLSLGDYDFDGDLDFILLGEKDTYNKLCRIYKNHSYTTNNPPLAPNNLSSEINDTITNLSWEKSTDDHSSQNALSYNGYLYKVGGDTIWSSMSDINSGFRRIPALGNASLNTSWAIKNLSSGNYHWSVQAIDNSYSGSPFAPEQLISIFGVDFVADTTIGYAPLQVQFTDLSTGNILLRYWDFGDGNTSMDQNPVHIFADTGSYTIQLIVSDGVEIDTLIKLNYIFVEEGTFVPNFADSKPFILHQNKPNPFAETTEISFYIPKQTEVEISIYNILGEKIQTLVSKTYSIGEHSIKFNSKNYNLGTYFYKMTCPDFVDTKNMIILE